One window of Caldisericum exile AZM16c01 genomic DNA carries:
- a CDS encoding ornithine carbamoyltransferase → MNSKLKGRDFLTTNDWTLEELEQALNLAFELKQKFALGEPTPYLLYKTLFMIFKDKSTRTRNSTEAAMTQLGGHAHYITEESSQISHGDTAKEIGIILSRYGHGIAIRDDIYLGVGQKYMEEVAKWASIPVINLESDWDHPLQILADIMTIKEKFNNELRGRKFVISWAYAQSHAKPLAVPQGLIMAMPRFGLDVTLAMPPEFELLPEAMEIARRNAEEAGVKFEVVHDMDEAFKDADIVYPKSWGAYVYAQNNFEEMKRIAEKYKDWIADERRMSLAKKNAIYMHCLPADRGFEVTDAVIDGPHSVIYDEAENRLHTVKAILALTM, encoded by the coding sequence ATGAATAGCAAACTCAAAGGGCGAGATTTCTTAACAACAAACGATTGGACACTTGAAGAACTCGAGCAAGCACTCAACCTTGCTTTTGAACTAAAGCAAAAATTTGCACTTGGAGAGCCAACACCATACCTTCTTTACAAAACTTTGTTTATGATCTTCAAAGACAAGTCAACAAGGACAAGAAACTCAACAGAAGCAGCGATGACACAACTTGGCGGACACGCACATTACATAACCGAAGAATCCTCCCAAATCTCCCATGGTGATACTGCAAAGGAAATTGGTATAATCCTTTCAAGATACGGTCACGGGATTGCAATTAGAGATGATATCTATCTTGGCGTAGGACAGAAATATATGGAAGAGGTTGCAAAGTGGGCATCTATCCCCGTTATAAATCTTGAATCAGATTGGGATCACCCGCTTCAAATCCTTGCAGATATAATGACAATTAAAGAAAAATTCAATAACGAACTTAGAGGAAGAAAGTTTGTTATCTCCTGGGCTTATGCGCAGAGCCACGCAAAACCACTTGCAGTTCCGCAAGGGCTCATCATGGCAATGCCAAGGTTTGGTCTTGATGTAACTCTTGCAATGCCACCTGAATTTGAACTTCTTCCTGAAGCAATGGAAATTGCAAGAAGAAACGCAGAGGAAGCAGGCGTAAAATTCGAAGTTGTCCATGATATGGATGAAGCGTTCAAAGATGCAGACATTGTCTATCCAAAGTCATGGGGTGCATATGTTTACGCTCAGAACAACTTTGAAGAGATGAAGAGAATTGCGGAAAAATACAAGGATTGGATTGCAGATGAAAGAAGAATGAGTCTTGCAAAGAAGAATGCAATTTACATGCATTGTTTACCTGCAGACAGAGGATTTGAAGTAACCGATGCAGTTATAGACGGTCCTCACTCTGTTATCTACGATGAAGCAGAAAATAGGCTTCACACGGTAAAGGCAATCCTTGCACTAACTATGTAA
- the ruvX gene encoding Holliday junction resolvase RuvX, translating to MEELKPILALDVGNVNIGVAISDKEHIFAMPLAIIKRDGSEIDAIKNIIEEKSIEEVVVGLPKNLNGTIGPQANIVLEFLEKLKEALPNIKFVTWDERYTSVITHKMLKFQGIRSKKERKIKDKFEALFILESYLEFLRRQKREEES from the coding sequence TTGGAGGAGTTAAAACCAATTTTAGCACTCGATGTTGGAAACGTTAATATTGGTGTTGCAATTTCCGATAAGGAACATATTTTTGCAATGCCTTTGGCTATCATTAAAAGAGATGGTTCGGAAATAGATGCGATAAAGAATATTATTGAGGAAAAAAGTATTGAGGAAGTCGTTGTAGGTCTTCCTAAAAACCTTAATGGCACGATTGGACCACAAGCAAATATTGTTCTTGAGTTTTTAGAAAAACTCAAGGAAGCACTACCCAATATAAAATTTGTTACATGGGACGAGCGATACACGAGTGTTATTACCCATAAGATGCTTAAATTTCAAGGAATTCGCTCCAAAAAAGAGCGTAAGATAAAGGATAAGTTTGAGGCACTATTTATCCTTGAAAGTTATCTTGAATTTTTAAGGAGGCAAAAACGGGAAGAAGAAAGTTAA
- a CDS encoding carbamate kinase, with protein MGKEVRIFAFGGNEVSPVGLTDEKGKPIIPDIAMQWARTHETSKHIAKIVEAFPNDTYVITHGNGPQVGNVFLRSEYSRPILPPIPLDVAGSDTQGAMGYMIAQILGNELRARGIYKTIVGIVTQVVVDKNDPGFQNPTKYIGPSYTKEEAEERMKKDGWVMKLYKKDDKGNEIWRKVVPSPEPLDIVEFEAIVNAIEAGFIPITVGGGGIPVVEVEPDEEGNYSANYGIIFKDGKNAKIYRGVEAVIDKDLASALLGTMLIKWAKEHGEDLDVTLTIFTGEDGAKLNYQKPNQVDLRYLTLEEAKKLYAEGHFPPGSMGPKILACIKFLEGGGKKAYISLTSKYLETLEGKAGTTIVRE; from the coding sequence ATGGGAAAGGAAGTAAGAATTTTTGCTTTTGGTGGAAATGAGGTTTCCCCTGTTGGCTTAACTGACGAAAAAGGAAAGCCCATTATACCCGATATTGCGATGCAGTGGGCAAGAACTCACGAAACATCAAAGCACATCGCAAAGATTGTAGAAGCATTTCCAAACGACACCTACGTAATCACACACGGAAATGGACCTCAGGTTGGAAATGTGTTTTTAAGAAGCGAGTATTCAAGACCAATCCTGCCGCCAATTCCTTTGGATGTTGCAGGTTCCGACACTCAAGGTGCAATGGGCTACATGATTGCTCAAATCTTAGGAAACGAATTAAGAGCCCGAGGAATTTATAAAACAATTGTTGGAATCGTAACTCAGGTTGTTGTGGACAAAAACGATCCAGGCTTCCAAAACCCAACCAAATACATTGGCCCATCTTACACTAAGGAAGAAGCAGAAGAAAGAATGAAAAAAGACGGCTGGGTTATGAAACTCTACAAGAAAGATGACAAAGGAAACGAAATTTGGAGAAAGGTTGTCCCATCACCTGAACCGCTTGACATTGTTGAATTTGAAGCAATTGTTAATGCAATTGAGGCAGGATTTATCCCTATAACCGTTGGTGGCGGTGGTATTCCTGTTGTGGAAGTTGAGCCTGACGAAGAAGGAAACTATAGCGCTAACTACGGGATAATCTTTAAAGACGGAAAGAATGCTAAAATTTACCGTGGAGTTGAAGCGGTTATCGACAAAGATCTTGCATCGGCACTTCTTGGAACAATGCTTATTAAGTGGGCAAAAGAGCACGGAGAAGATCTTGATGTAACCTTGACGATTTTTACCGGAGAAGATGGTGCAAAACTAAACTACCAAAAACCAAACCAGGTTGATCTAAGATACCTTACACTTGAAGAAGCAAAGAAACTTTATGCGGAAGGACACTTCCCTCCCGGAAGTATGGGGCCAAAGATTCTTGCATGCATTAAGTTCCTCGAAGGTGGCGGAAAGAAAGCATACATTTCACTTACATCAAAATATCTTGAAACACTTGAAGGAAAAGCAGGAACAACAATCGTAAGGGAGTGA
- a CDS encoding YgeY family selenium metabolism-linked hydrolase, translated as MKEKIEELVKKYEPEIIAFAQDIVRTKSYSGEEGKLVELLEKKMKELGFDEVIIDETGNIIGRVGSGPVKILYDAHIDTVWAEDKENWSVDPFGGVIKDGKLYGRGSSDEKVAIGCMIYGAKILKEIGIPENVSVYVMGSVQEEDCDGLSMYHTFTEVLKPDFVVLGEPTSLDVYRGHRGRVELEVIVKGKSSHAAHPDKGDNAIYKMARTVLNIEELTKTFKEDPFLGKGTAVVSHIESKAPSINSVPYESRIFIDRRLTVNETKETALKEIESALADPKNSEVRVLTYEAKSWKGRVITQEKYFPTWVLEESHPLVQAGFKTAKEVRPGEEVKISRWIFSTNGVTSMGRLNIPSIGFGPGDEWLAHAVDEYVRVSDLPKATAFYALLPFNLKEKLG; from the coding sequence ATGAAAGAAAAAATCGAAGAACTCGTAAAAAAGTATGAGCCTGAGATTATTGCCTTTGCTCAGGACATCGTAAGGACAAAATCCTATTCAGGTGAAGAAGGTAAACTTGTAGAACTTCTCGAAAAAAAGATGAAGGAATTAGGCTTTGACGAAGTTATTATCGACGAAACAGGGAATATCATTGGAAGAGTTGGATCTGGCCCTGTAAAAATTCTCTACGATGCTCACATCGATACTGTTTGGGCTGAAGATAAGGAAAACTGGTCAGTTGATCCATTTGGGGGTGTTATAAAGGATGGAAAACTCTATGGCCGTGGTTCATCAGATGAGAAGGTTGCAATTGGTTGCATGATTTACGGTGCAAAAATCCTAAAAGAAATTGGTATTCCTGAAAATGTAAGTGTTTATGTGATGGGCTCAGTTCAGGAAGAGGATTGTGACGGACTTTCAATGTATCACACATTTACGGAGGTTTTGAAACCGGATTTTGTTGTATTAGGAGAGCCAACAAGCCTTGATGTCTACCGTGGACATAGGGGAAGAGTCGAATTAGAAGTTATCGTTAAAGGAAAATCCTCACATGCTGCACACCCAGATAAAGGTGATAATGCAATCTACAAAATGGCAAGAACAGTCCTCAATATCGAGGAACTTACAAAAACCTTCAAGGAAGATCCATTCCTTGGAAAAGGCACTGCAGTTGTTTCTCACATTGAATCAAAAGCACCATCAATTAACTCGGTTCCATATGAATCAAGGATTTTTATCGATAGAAGACTCACAGTTAACGAAACAAAAGAAACTGCACTTAAGGAAATTGAATCTGCACTTGCAGACCCAAAGAATTCCGAAGTTAGAGTCCTCACATATGAAGCAAAGTCATGGAAAGGTCGTGTAATAACTCAAGAAAAATACTTCCCAACATGGGTACTTGAGGAGTCACATCCATTAGTACAAGCAGGTTTCAAAACTGCAAAAGAAGTTAGACCGGGTGAAGAGGTAAAAATTTCTCGTTGGATTTTCTCAACAAATGGCGTAACTTCGATGGGAAGACTTAATATTCCTTCCATTGGTTTTGGACCTGGTGACGAATGGCTTGCGCATGCAGTTGATGAATACGTAAGAGTATCAGATCTTCCAAAGGCGACGGCATTTTATGCCTTATTGCCATTTAATCTAAAAGAAAAATTAGGATAG
- a CDS encoding radical SAM family protein — MKKIVYAKSPLSKSRIAEYNINPYLGCTHGGRYCYASMIIERFHNKDEVWGEFVDVRMNTPENILRELKNKKSADIYMSLMTDCYQPIEEKYQITRKHS; from the coding sequence TTGAAAAAAATTGTTTATGCAAAATCACCTTTGTCGAAATCAAGGATTGCAGAGTACAACATTAACCCATATCTTGGTTGCACTCATGGGGGTAGGTATTGCTATGCTTCGATGATTATTGAGAGGTTTCACAATAAAGATGAAGTATGGGGGGAATTTGTAGATGTGCGAATGAATACCCCTGAAAACATTCTTAGAGAACTCAAAAATAAAAAAAGTGCAGATATTTATATGTCGTTGATGACCGATTGTTACCAACCGATAGAAGAAAAATATCAAATTACAAGAAAACACTCCTAA
- the mltG gene encoding endolytic transglycosylase MltG gives MVLAMAVLTILTFSFFEPFFIFKTAKTIGLDKGLSPKEIAFTLKDEGVLLEPYSFIFWSKVLNYDSKLKSGIYDLTPVSNMSELFLALSKGGRPKEISITIPEGFTSIDIAERLNKNGIVKDKDLFLKFIKPYEGYLFPDTYNFYEDMQYDAILKKFLDRFNEVVPKNYEELAKKKGLTKEQAIVLASIVEKEAKFDEDRLLVASVFLNRLSIGMPLQADSTILYALGTHKEWLTKEDYQIDSPYNTYRYAGLPPTPICNPGLKSIMAVVEAPKTDYYYFMTTPDGKAIFSKTLAEHEANLRKYYGGT, from the coding sequence TTGGTTTTGGCGATGGCGGTTCTTACGATATTAACATTCTCGTTTTTTGAGCCGTTTTTTATTTTTAAAACTGCTAAAACCATCGGACTTGATAAGGGACTATCCCCAAAAGAAATTGCATTTACCTTGAAGGATGAAGGTGTTCTTTTAGAGCCGTATTCCTTTATTTTCTGGTCAAAGGTGCTTAATTATGACTCAAAATTGAAGAGTGGCATATATGATCTTACGCCTGTTTCAAATATGAGCGAACTTTTTTTGGCGCTTTCAAAAGGAGGGCGACCAAAAGAGATAAGTATAACAATTCCTGAGGGCTTTACATCCATAGATATTGCAGAGCGCCTCAACAAAAATGGTATTGTAAAGGATAAGGATTTATTTTTAAAATTCATCAAACCTTACGAAGGCTATCTTTTTCCTGATACTTATAATTTTTATGAAGATATGCAGTATGATGCAATCTTAAAAAAGTTTTTGGATAGATTTAATGAAGTTGTGCCCAAAAATTATGAAGAACTTGCAAAGAAAAAAGGCCTGACCAAAGAACAAGCGATAGTTCTTGCATCAATTGTTGAAAAAGAGGCAAAATTTGACGAAGATAGGCTTCTTGTTGCATCGGTTTTTTTAAATAGACTTTCAATTGGAATGCCACTTCAAGCAGATTCAACAATCCTCTATGCGCTTGGCACACATAAGGAGTGGCTTACAAAGGAAGATTACCAGATTGATTCTCCATACAACACGTATAGGTACGCAGGGCTTCCACCAACTCCTATCTGTAATCCGGGGCTAAAATCGATAATGGCAGTAGTTGAGGCACCAAAAACTGATTATTATTATTTTATGACAACACCTGATGGAAAGGCGATTTTTTCGAAGACACTTGCAGAGCATGAGGCGAATCTCAGAAAGTATTATGGAGGCACATGA
- a CDS encoding GmrSD restriction endonuclease domain-containing protein, producing the protein MIIQKFSVNNHPIQTVLSWVLSNEIAVPEIQRPFVWDAIQVRDLIDSLYRGYPIGYLITWQNPNVKLKDGSTSKGKKILIDGQQRVTALMAALLGREVLDKDYRKRRIIIAFNPIEQRFEVSNPAIQKDKQWIPDISMVFSPEFKTLEKLKEYCANNQDAKEDDILNAFDSLKSIQNIPIGLIELNSELDINEVTEIFIRINSSGVVLSQADFAMSKIAVDEKHSGNNLRKAIDYFCHLAVTPEFYSQIKESDTEFVNTEYFSKMTWLKDDRDDLYDPSYTDMLRTSFTYKFKRGKLEDLVALLSGRDFETRQYKEEIVETSFLTLKEGIMNFMNENNFKKFTMIIRSAGFIDSSMIRSQTALDFAYALYLLLKEKGINQSVVESYVRKWFVLSVLTSRYSSSPESAFDYDIKRIDSDPINYMDNVLRAELSDNYFEFALPQQMDTSIGSSPTFNVFLAAQVKMNDKGFLSKDITVKDLISIKGDVHHIYPRNYLRKLGYNRGMYNQIANYVMAQSEINISIGDNEPKKYFAELKEQCNGGKLKYGGITDFEMLKENLKMNCIPIELLDTEMRYEDFLNERRKLMSNKIREYFKTL; encoded by the coding sequence ATGATTATACAAAAATTTTCTGTTAACAATCACCCTATTCAAACGGTACTTTCATGGGTTTTGAGTAATGAAATTGCAGTGCCAGAAATCCAACGTCCATTTGTGTGGGATGCAATCCAAGTAAGAGACCTAATTGATTCTCTGTATCGAGGCTATCCAATTGGCTATCTTATAACATGGCAAAATCCAAACGTAAAACTGAAGGATGGTTCAACATCAAAAGGGAAAAAGATCCTTATCGATGGACAACAAAGAGTAACAGCCCTCATGGCTGCGTTGCTTGGTAGAGAAGTGCTTGATAAGGATTACAGAAAAAGAAGAATAATTATTGCATTCAATCCAATTGAACAGAGATTTGAGGTTTCCAACCCCGCAATCCAAAAAGACAAACAGTGGATACCAGATATATCAATGGTGTTTTCGCCCGAATTTAAAACACTTGAAAAGTTAAAGGAATACTGTGCAAACAATCAAGATGCAAAAGAAGATGACATTTTGAACGCTTTTGATTCACTAAAAAGTATCCAAAACATTCCTATTGGCTTAATTGAACTTAATTCGGAACTTGATATAAATGAAGTAACAGAAATTTTCATAAGGATAAACTCTTCTGGTGTTGTGCTAAGCCAAGCAGATTTTGCAATGTCAAAAATCGCAGTAGACGAAAAACATAGTGGAAATAACTTAAGAAAGGCAATAGACTATTTCTGCCACCTTGCGGTAACTCCTGAATTTTATAGTCAAATAAAAGAGAGTGATACTGAGTTTGTAAATACAGAATATTTTAGCAAGATGACATGGCTAAAGGACGATAGAGATGATTTATATGACCCATCATACACAGATATGCTAAGGACATCATTCACCTATAAGTTTAAACGTGGCAAGTTAGAAGACCTCGTTGCACTTCTTTCTGGAAGAGACTTTGAAACTCGACAGTACAAAGAAGAAATTGTTGAAACATCTTTCTTAACGCTCAAAGAAGGTATAATGAATTTCATGAATGAAAATAACTTCAAAAAATTTACGATGATTATTCGCTCTGCTGGATTTATTGATAGTTCAATGATTCGCTCTCAAACAGCACTTGACTTTGCATATGCCCTATATCTTCTTTTAAAAGAAAAAGGAATAAACCAATCAGTTGTTGAATCTTATGTAAGAAAATGGTTCGTGCTTTCTGTATTAACAAGTAGGTATTCTTCTTCACCAGAATCCGCTTTTGATTATGATATAAAAAGGATTGATTCCGATCCAATCAATTATATGGATAATGTGCTGCGTGCAGAACTTTCGGATAACTACTTTGAATTTGCATTGCCACAGCAGATGGACACATCCATAGGAAGTAGCCCAACGTTTAACGTGTTTCTTGCTGCACAGGTTAAAATGAACGATAAGGGATTTCTATCAAAAGACATTACAGTGAAGGATCTCATCTCAATAAAGGGAGATGTGCATCATATTTATCCAAGAAACTATCTAAGAAAACTCGGCTATAACAGGGGAATGTATAATCAGATTGCAAATTACGTTATGGCACAAAGCGAAATAAACATCTCAATAGGTGACAATGAACCTAAGAAGTATTTTGCAGAACTTAAAGAGCAATGCAATGGAGGAAAATTAAAGTATGGTGGGATTACAGATTTTGAAATGCTAAAAGAAAATCTTAAAATGAACTGTATTCCAATTGAATTGTTAGATACAGAGATGCGTTATGAGGACTTCCTAAATGAGAGAAGAAAACTCATGTCAAATAAGATCAGAGAATATTTCAAAACCCTATAG
- the alaS gene encoding alanine--tRNA ligase: MNSKEIREGFLKYFETKGHLRLKSFSLVPQDPTLLFTAAGMVPLKSYFLGEEIPPSRRITTVQKCVRTNDIENVGNTPRHHTFFEMLGNFSIGDYFKEEAIAFAMEFILDFLKLPKERLWVTIYKDDLETKEIWKKHGIPEERIIPLGEEDNFWMMGPVGPCGPCSEIYYDRGAINEKEEHELPGSSERRFLEFWSLVFTQYDRQIDGTLKPLPRKNIDTGMGLERITSIIEGVDSDFETDLFMPIIEHIEKLSGVSYKNSDRSIRAMRAIADHARAVTFLIADHVIPSNEKRGYVLRRLIRRAMLFGRSINLTEPFLYKLSETVSNLMGDIYPEVKEDLSYIQSVLKEEETKFNTTLKDGLYYLDNVIEDYKKKGEKEIPGDVVFYLYDTLGVPVEITELALKEVGFTYNKERFEELLESQREKARASFKGSEAFLERVSFGAVKNAVGSVEFVGYETLETVATLKSIIVDGNIVNSATDTDGILVFDKTPFYAEKGGQVGDTGIIKGENFEFEVYDTQAPVEGLTVHIGKLNGSTKVGDIASLSVDALRRQAIKRAHTSTHILQAVLRKHFGENIMQQGSEVKDDEFRFDFNFQGTFEPEELFRIEKEINEIVLKNKKVNVHVMPFNKAKEFGALAFFEEKYGDVVRVIEVEGVSKELCGGTHVSNTGEIGLVVLMQPKTVASGIKRIEGLTGLKAYDFLTNKRKLITVLENSLKTQEDKLVSKSEEIQSKVKELEKELANLKSKLLEGVIRNLEETLKFKGTPIYVYDFKEGTLNDLRKAYDLSKKYLKEGSVIFTSKFNGTSFILVGSLDDKLSSLEILEMIKEVVSLKGGGNERIAQGSFDGIIEIEKVINILGG; encoded by the coding sequence ATGAATAGTAAGGAGATAAGAGAAGGTTTTTTAAAATATTTTGAAACCAAGGGGCACTTGAGACTCAAGAGTTTTTCGTTAGTGCCACAGGATCCTACACTTCTCTTTACAGCGGCAGGCATGGTGCCATTAAAGTCGTATTTTCTTGGGGAGGAAATTCCACCTTCAAGACGTATAACAACAGTTCAAAAGTGTGTAAGGACTAACGATATTGAAAATGTAGGCAACACTCCAAGGCACCACACATTTTTTGAAATGCTTGGAAACTTCTCTATTGGCGATTACTTTAAAGAAGAGGCAATTGCCTTTGCGATGGAATTTATCCTTGACTTCTTGAAATTGCCAAAAGAAAGGCTCTGGGTTACGATCTATAAAGACGACCTTGAAACAAAAGAAATTTGGAAGAAGCACGGCATTCCAGAAGAACGAATAATTCCACTTGGCGAAGAGGATAACTTCTGGATGATGGGGCCTGTTGGTCCGTGTGGTCCATGCTCGGAAATTTATTACGATAGAGGTGCTATAAACGAAAAAGAAGAGCACGAACTTCCAGGGTCATCAGAGCGTCGATTTCTTGAATTTTGGAGCCTTGTTTTTACTCAATATGACAGGCAAATTGATGGCACATTAAAGCCTCTTCCAAGGAAAAATATCGATACAGGAATGGGGCTTGAAAGGATTACCAGTATCATTGAGGGTGTTGATTCAGATTTTGAAACGGATCTATTTATGCCGATCATTGAGCATATCGAAAAGTTATCAGGTGTTTCATACAAAAATTCAGATAGGTCGATTCGTGCGATGCGTGCAATTGCAGACCATGCAAGGGCTGTTACCTTCCTTATCGCAGATCATGTTATACCAAGTAATGAAAAGCGTGGTTATGTTTTGCGAAGGCTCATTCGAAGGGCGATGCTTTTTGGACGTTCGATAAATCTTACAGAGCCGTTCCTTTATAAACTTTCAGAAACTGTTTCAAACCTTATGGGTGACATTTATCCAGAGGTAAAGGAAGATCTTTCTTATATTCAATCAGTTTTAAAGGAGGAAGAAACAAAATTTAATACAACCCTTAAAGATGGTCTTTACTACCTTGATAATGTAATAGAAGATTACAAGAAAAAAGGTGAAAAAGAAATCCCAGGAGATGTTGTATTTTACCTATATGATACTCTTGGTGTGCCTGTTGAAATTACAGAACTTGCACTCAAAGAAGTTGGCTTTACGTATAACAAAGAGCGCTTTGAGGAACTTCTTGAAAGTCAAAGAGAAAAGGCAAGAGCATCATTTAAAGGAAGTGAAGCATTCCTTGAAAGAGTTTCTTTTGGTGCAGTGAAAAATGCTGTTGGGTCTGTTGAATTTGTCGGTTATGAGACACTTGAAACAGTTGCAACACTTAAGTCAATTATTGTTGATGGAAATATCGTTAATAGTGCAACTGACACAGATGGAATCCTCGTGTTTGATAAAACTCCATTTTATGCAGAGAAAGGTGGCCAGGTTGGAGACACGGGAATTATAAAGGGAGAAAATTTTGAATTCGAAGTTTATGATACGCAGGCACCTGTTGAGGGACTCACTGTCCATATCGGGAAACTCAATGGGTCTACAAAGGTGGGAGATATTGCTTCACTTTCAGTTGATGCATTGCGAAGGCAAGCAATAAAGAGAGCACATACTTCAACTCATATCTTGCAGGCAGTTTTAAGAAAGCATTTTGGGGAAAATATAATGCAACAAGGCTCCGAAGTAAAAGATGACGAATTTAGGTTTGACTTTAATTTCCAAGGAACATTCGAGCCTGAAGAACTATTCAGGATTGAAAAAGAAATTAACGAAATTGTTTTGAAAAATAAAAAGGTAAATGTTCATGTGATGCCTTTTAATAAGGCAAAAGAATTTGGTGCACTTGCATTCTTTGAAGAAAAATATGGCGATGTGGTGCGTGTTATTGAAGTTGAAGGTGTAAGCAAAGAATTATGCGGTGGCACGCACGTTTCAAATACAGGTGAAATTGGTCTTGTTGTGCTTATGCAACCAAAGACCGTTGCATCCGGAATAAAAAGAATTGAAGGCCTCACGGGCCTTAAGGCTTACGATTTCTTGACAAATAAGAGAAAACTTATAACCGTTCTTGAAAATTCACTTAAAACGCAGGAAGACAAACTCGTTAGTAAAAGTGAAGAAATTCAATCAAAGGTTAAGGAACTTGAAAAGGAACTTGCAAATCTTAAATCCAAACTCCTTGAAGGCGTAATCAGGAATCTCGAAGAGACGCTAAAATTTAAAGGGACACCTATTTATGTTTATGACTTTAAAGAGGGTACCCTTAATGATCTAAGAAAGGCCTACGATTTATCTAAAAAATACTTAAAAGAAGGGTCTGTTATTTTTACATCTAAATTTAATGGCACTTCGTTTATCCTTGTAGGAAGCCTTGATGATAAGTTATCAAGTCTTGAGATTCTTGAGATGATTAAAGAAGTAGTTTCCTTAAAAGGTGGTGGAAACGAACGTATCGCACAGGGAAGTTTTGATGGTATTATAGAAATAGAAAAAGTTATAAACATATTAGGTGGGTGA
- a CDS encoding DUF4349 domain-containing protein, giving the protein MKRNIIIIAIIVIITILVSYVVGKFAFGLIDVQKYSLIPPSSKKFEVETNVKDESLLERKGQAFTIMTGTVQSGYSETASFGLKIIKNATIDIYVDKGKFLETYNTIASLVSPIGGSVINSYYSKDNDIYSGFIEILIPKDKFDFTINKLGELGNILNLKISSTDVTQEYVDLNSRLKVLDAQKELLTSWLKQAKTIDDLLRIRSEIENVESEIEQIKGRLNYIALNTDFSKIDIYLKEGTAPKTITTSIFDKIKDYLKVPLNAFLYSVIGLLVIIAFLIPWVLLGFGIYYLFKKIKISKV; this is encoded by the coding sequence ATGAAACGTAATATTATAATAATTGCAATTATAGTAATCATAACCATCCTTGTAAGCTATGTTGTCGGAAAATTTGCTTTTGGCTTGATTGATGTTCAAAAATATTCACTAATACCCCCTTCTTCAAAAAAATTTGAAGTGGAAACAAATGTAAAAGACGAATCGCTTTTGGAAAGGAAAGGACAAGCTTTTACAATTATGACAGGCACAGTCCAAAGTGGATATTCCGAAACTGCTTCCTTTGGCTTAAAGATTATAAAAAATGCAACAATTGATATATACGTTGATAAAGGCAAATTCCTCGAAACTTACAACACGATTGCATCACTTGTTTCACCAATTGGTGGGAGTGTAATTAACTCTTACTATTCAAAGGATAACGACATATATTCAGGATTTATTGAAATACTAATCCCAAAGGATAAGTTTGATTTCACAATAAACAAACTTGGGGAATTGGGCAACATATTAAATCTCAAAATCTCTTCAACTGACGTAACACAGGAATACGTAGATTTAAATTCAAGACTCAAAGTTCTTGATGCACAAAAAGAACTTCTCACATCATGGCTAAAACAAGCAAAAACAATTGATGATTTATTACGAATTCGCTCAGAGATTGAAAACGTTGAAAGCGAAATTGAACAAATTAAAGGAAGACTCAATTATATCGCACTAAACACTGACTTTTCAAAAATTGACATATACCTTAAAGAGGGCACTGCTCCAAAAACAATTACAACATCCATATTTGACAAAATAAAAGACTACCTAAAGGTACCTTTGAATGCATTTTTATATTCCGTCATTGGTTTGCTTGTAATTATTGCCTTCCTTATCCCTTGGGTCCTTTTAGGGTTTGGAATTTACTACCTTTTCAAGAAAATAAAAATTTCAAAAGTTTAG
- a CDS encoding type I restriction-modification system subunit M N-terminal domain-containing protein — MKIKTFENWLRKASCIIQGKVGALKHKDYILPLIFINRLSDVFGNEIDELVKEYGKDHSKIH; from the coding sequence ATGAAAATAAAAACTTTTGAAAATTGGCTACGGAAAGCATCATGTATAATACAAGGTAAAGTAGGTGCCCTAAAACACAAAGATTATATCCTTCCCTTAATCTTCATAAATAGGCTTTCTGATGTTTTCGGAAATGAAATTGATGAACTTGTAAAAGAATATGGGAAAGACCATTCAAAAATTCATTAA